The following proteins are co-located in the Saccharomycodes ludwigii strain NBRC 1722 chromosome V, whole genome shotgun sequence genome:
- a CDS encoding KilA-N domain-containing protein (similar to Saccharomyces cerevisiae YKL043W | PHD1 | PseudoHyphal Determinant (paralog of YMR016C | SOK2)) codes for MLVNINSNGTPPAISNENNASNTNLQPNTNTNNSISNGAANININVPVSRPYYTGIPPIGNQITANTNIGNAGALGMYALPVPQPQQQPQTYSPQQDQLYLNNTNSTPISTQINNNSVNNNTPAMINQHQQTFAHQIPEPYYPPIQTQMNHQASLSLSSIPQVRNTSNTNTNTNTNTNTNTNTNTNTNTNNNNNTNNNNNTNNNNNNNNNGLYSNLNFYQTQAQDSNTRSISNSSSILNNSTVNNSNNNNPNNTSTYIPNIQQNIYTLPIVPNTGIINNSNNSNSNNISSTLEYYNSRSTSMPTYVNSIPYTMIYNSPYMYYNNSNNNGNENNANENNVSTDPVYANNNNNNNNNSNNNNNNNNNNNNGAINQYSLPLGYPFYNNSNVKSISSDHLGNPYNSNNNNNNNNNNNNNNNNMIESSSSDYYTNHNNIMYYNANPSNSNQISRIDNNKQHPLLGFYQPNDNGNFRLNSNAPRFPANSSINSNNENTDNHNNNVASGFTTTTTNANNNTNNNDKNNDAGNSNSDVTNNIPPVIPDHRNNNIAGAQAYSTNNVSGTTELGQLNTSNNTKERATGVNKMNKHKINNGKSDSTKTMAPTTENLNSDNLDINSNPSQNNTLNSSLYNRMPKVTTTMWEDENTICYQVEANGVSVVRRADNNMINGTKLLNVTRMTRGRRDGILKAEKTRHVVKIGSMNLKGVWIPFERALLMAKREKIVDLLFPLFVRDIGVVIKKCSTTSSQNYSRDNAIHIGLTNINPVNSNNGNTGNMDNSYSMSQHNVKSAKVATNIHMNSNNIKNIVNTTMPVSNSILNPSISSVELSNNTINAPAISTATTSTIPFNNNINNGTTNDNNNVSFSAGSTRTNTGASFINTTEDAMNRVTSASSLSSVESRTKHSNEDYRNDNDVSAKNRAFLSTAQIINNNRINDTNGADNANNNNSVNNNVDNNNGNNNTDNNVNSNNNEANGVIKTKKEMKV; via the coding sequence ATGTtagtaaatataaattctAATGGTACACCACCTGCCATTtccaatgaaaataatgcTAGTAATACTAATCTTCAAcctaatactaatactaataatagtataaGCAACGGTGCTGCCAATATCAACATAAATGTCCCCGTTTCAAGACCATATTATACGGGCATTCCTCCTATCGGCAATCAAATTACTGCGAATACAAATATTGGTAATGCTGGTGCTCTAGGAATGTATGCTTTACCTGTACCACAACCTCAACAGCAACCACAAACTTATTCGCCCCAACAAGACCAACTATATTTGAATAACACCAATAGTACTCCTATTTCCACTCAGATTAACAATAACAGtgtcaataataatactccAGCGATGATAAATCAGCACCAACAAACTTTTGCTCACCAAATACCCGAACCATATTATCCACCAATCCAAACTCAAATGAATCATCAGGCAAGTCTATCATTATCTAGTATTCCACAAGTAAGAAATACtagtaatactaatactaatactaatactaatactaatactaatactaatactaatactaataccaatactaataataataataatactaataataataataatactaataataataacaataataacaataatggaTTATATAGTAACttgaatttttatcaaaCACAGGCCCAAGACAGTAATACGCGCTCAATTTCTAATTCGAGTAGTATATTGAATAATTCCACGgttaataatagcaataacaataatccTAATAACACATCTACGTATATTCCTAATATccaacaaaatatttacacTTTGCCAATCGTTCCAAATACGggtataataaataatagcaataacagTAACAGCAATAATATAAGTAGTACATtagaatattataattcaAGAAGTACTTCCATGCCTACTTATGTAAATAGCATACCATATACCATGATTTATAATTCCCCATATAtgtattataataatagtaataataatggtaatgagAACAATGCTAACGAAAATAATGTTTCTACGGACCCAGTGTatgcaaataataataataataataataataatagtaataataataataataataataataataataataatggggCTATTAATCAATATTCTCTGCCATTAGGTTACCCTTTTTACAACAATAGCAATGTTAAAAGTATTTCTTCGGATCATTTAGGAAATCCatataatagtaataataataataataataataataataataataataacaataataatatgatAGAAAGTAGTTCTTCTGATTATTATACCAATCACAATAATATCATGTATTATAATGCAAATCCTTCAAATTCCAATCAAATATCCAgaattgataataataaacagcATCCATTATTAGGATTTTACCAGCCAAATGATAATGGTAATTTTCGATTAAATTCTAATGCACCTAGGTTTCCAGCTAATTCTAGtattaatagtaacaatgaaaatacagataatcacaataataatgtagCCTCTGGttttactactactactactaatgctaataataatactaataataatgacaaaaataatgatgctggtaatagtaatagtgaTGTTACCAATAATATACCACCAGTTATCCCAGATcatagaaataataatatcgcTGGTGCCCAGGCTTATTCGACGAATAACGTGAGCGGCACTACTGAATTAGGCCAGTTGAATACTAGTAACAATACAAAGGAACGTGCCACAGGAGTCaataaaatgaataaacataaaattaataacgGTAAAAGTGattcaacaaaaacaatggCGCCCACCACAGAAAATCTAAATTCTGATAATCttgatattaatagtaacccttctcaaaataatacacTAAATTCATCATTATACAATCGTATGCCCAAAGTAACGACAACTATGTGGGAGGATGAAAACACCATATGTTACCAAGTAGAGGCCAATGGTGTTTCTGTTGTTAGAAGGGCAGATAACAACATGATTAATGGCacaaaattattgaatGTAACAAGGATGACGAGAGGAAGGAGAGACGGGATTCTAAAGGCTGAGAAAACTAGACATGTTGTTAAAATTGGTTCAATGAATTTGAAAGGTGTTTGGATTCCATTTGAACGTGCCTTGCTTATGGCTAAGAGAGAAAAGATTGTGGATTTGCTATTTCCATTGTTTGTTAGAGATATTggtgttgttattaaaaagtgTTCAACAACTTCCTCCCAAAATTATTCAAGAGATAATGCTATCCATATCGGTCTTACAAATATCAATCCCGTGAATAGCAACAATGGTAATACCGGTAATATGGATAATTCATATAGTATGTCACAGCACAATGTAAAATCGGCTAAGGTGGCTACAAATATTCACATgaatagtaacaatattaaGAATATTGTAAACACTACAATGCCAGTTTCCaattctattttaaatCCTTCCATTTCATCTGTGGAGCTTTCCAATAATACCATTAATGCACCTGCTATATCTACAGCTACAACAAGCACTATACcctttaataataatattaataacggGACCACcaacgataataataatgttagtTTTAGTGCCGGTAGTACTAGAACAAATACTGGGGCAAGTTTCATAAACACTACTGAGGATGCCATGAATCGTGTCACATCAGCGTCGTCATTATCTTCTGTAGAATCCAGAACTAAACACAGCAATGAAGATTATAggaatgataatgatgttAGTGCTAAGAATAGAGCTTTTTTATCCACTGcccaaattattaataacaatcgTATTAATGACACTAATGGTGCTGATAAtgctaataacaataatagtgttaataataatgttgacaataacaatggtaataataatactgacAATAATGtcaacagtaataataatgaggCGAATGGAGttattaaaactaaaaaggAGATGAAAGTTTAA
- the VPS24 gene encoding ESCRT-III subunit protein VPS24 (similar to Saccharomyces cerevisiae YKL041W | VPS24 | Vacuolar Protein Sorting) yields MDYIKKSIWGQQKPDPREQQRNLKKIIRKNSREVNRSLYELTNLKLKSEKLIKASAKKNDKKKVKIYCHELYRINKQYDRMYTSKAQLESIGLKVDEMLNLQKIGQTMAQGAGIMNEVNSLIHIPALRSSMIELEKELMKSGIITEMVDDTLEMNPEDDITVEEDDEEIENAVNEIMEKYTNEKFDKVHTVPQTKLPIHQQQESIPQKEKDEEDKIIPNENVDGEADNLLNEMRERLRALQS; encoded by the coding sequence ATGGACTATATAAAGAAATCTATATGGGGACAACAAAAACCAGACCCGAGAGAACAACAACGAAActtgaagaaaattataCGGAAAAATAGTAGAGAGGTGAACAGATCGTTGTATGAATTAACAAACTTAAAGTTGAAATccgaaaaattaattaaggCAAGTGCCaagaaaaatgataaaaaaaaagtaaagatATATTGTCATGAATTATATcgtataaataaacaatacGATAGGATGTACACTTCAAAGGCACAACTGGAAAGTATTGGCCTGAAAGTCGATGAAATGTtgaatttacaaaaaattggCCAAACTATGGCACAAGGTGCTGGAATTATGAATGAAGTTAATTCTTTGATTCACATACCTGCATTAAGGTCATCTATGATAGAATTGGAAAAGGAATTAATGAAGAGCGGCATAATTACTGAAATGGTTGATGATACTTTAGAAATGAATCCTGAAGATGATATAACGgttgaagaagatgatgaagagATAGAAAACGCAGTTAATGAAATTATGGAAAAATATACCAATGAGAAATTTGATAAAGTCCATACTGTTCCACAGACCAAATTACCTATTCATCAGCAGCAAGAATCAATACctcaaaaggaaaaagatgaagaagataaaATTATCCCTAATGAAAATGTGGATGGTGAGGCAGACAATTTATTAAACGAAATGAGAGAAAGATTAAGAGCATTACAAAGTTGA
- the OPI1 gene encoding transcriptional regulator OPI1 (similar to Saccharomyces cerevisiae YHL020C | OPI1 | OverProducer of Inositol), with amino-acid sequence MNNITKQPSLINNNSSTKIISDDGADDEEEENSAIAKQEQSPDLLQNSMSKPKKMNIKVVDEKVEKTKTQSQVRKETTGKTEKSHVTHESEDLEEKEQEEKFYDINFTNDKIASIKPTNALVTNKDIPKDVAIAIQALGELKKSKRSQLLNHIKSNAVTFYENSKMHYQKVEAELKQHKNSVVKKLEETGNNILKRRREEGEEEEEEEEEEGKKVEKKERNNDNNVTCVDATGIPINQPKKKSKCTTTKTYNSITMDTNTNIVSKAVPTTKNGKKKRGKISQALQRKKLKMSIESKKKLFTCLHLLKLANKNLSNKVNFLQDLVQKEQCRKKENNSMAIETKGNSEVFVDASDQILKMEVIGTVKKVYTLISKYTGNSLPEPARSKVRETLLKLPAKWSMSIYEPSNNNNNNSNSNSNNSNDNNNNSNSTNNNNNKGNVLNKISGNKKILVLAKESLDMVSNVIDVVDETLGKAEEWVKHKQLLKEMLREKLEKRIHDSTSTPNVSKITNDNNNILSLETSNSNNNNDTKDTRDKITLISANNNGDIQKENQRDKQQDKIIITNNINGDIQKENQQDTTKKE; translated from the coding sequence atgaataatatAACGAAGCAACCAAGCttaatcaataataattctagtACCAAAATTATATCAGATGATGGAGCTGATGATGAAGAGGAGGAAAATAGCGCTATAGCAAAGCAAGAACAGAGTCCTGATTTACTTCAAAACTCCATGTCGAAACCCAAAAAAATGAACATAAAAGTAGTTGATGAAAAAGTggaaaaaactaaaactCAATCCCAAGTTCGTAAAGAGACTACAGGGAAAACTGAAAAATCTCATGTTACACACGAATCAGAAGAtttggaagaaaaagaacaagaagaaaagtTTTATGATATCAACTTTACGAATGATAAAATAGCTAGTATTAAGCCTACAAACGCTTTGGTAACGAACAAGGATATTCCTAAAGATGTGGCTATTGCTATTCAAGCACTAGGTGAGCTAAAGAAATCTAAAAGATCTCAATTATTAAATCATATTAAAAGCAACGCAGTGACCTTTTATGAGAATAGCAAAATGCACTATCAAAAAGTTGAGGCAGAATTGAAGCAACACAAAAACAGCGTTgtgaaaaaattagaagaaaccggtaataatattttaaaaagaagacgtgaagaaggagaagaagaagaagaagaagaagaagaagaggggAAAAAGgtggaaaagaaagagaggaacaatgataataatgtcaCTTGTGTTGATGCCACCGGTATACCTATAAACCAGcctaaaaagaaaagtaaaTGCACCACTACAAAAACATATAACAGTATTACAATGgatactaatactaatataGTTTCTAAGGCTGTGCCTACCACTAAAAATGGCAAGAAAAAACGTGGTAAAATATCTCAGGCACTacagagaaaaaaattaaaaatgtcaattgaatctaaaaaaaaattgttcaCCTGCTtgcatttattaaaattagcTAATAAAAATCTATCTAATAAAGTTAATTTTCTACAGGATTTGGTACAAAAGGAACAAtgcagaaaaaaagaaaataattctaTGGCCATTGAAACTAAGGGTAACAGTGAAGTTTTTGTTGATGCTAGCGACCAAATACTCAAAATGGAGGTCATTGGCACTGTCAAAAAAGTTTACACTTTGATATCAAAATATACTGGTAATTCTTTGCCTGAACCAGCAAGATCTAAAGTTAGAgaaactttattaaaactaCCTGCTAAATGGTCTATGAGCATATATGAACCaagtaacaacaacaacaacaacagtaaCAGTAACAGTAACAACAGTAAcgacaataacaacaacagcaacagtaccaacaacaacaacaacaaagggaatgttttaaataaaataagcggtaataaaaaaatattagtgCTAGCCAAGGAGTCCTTAGATATGGTTAGTAATGTGATAGATGTTGTTGATGAAACGTTGGGCAAAGCTGAAGAATGGGTTAAGCATAAACAGCTTTTGAAAGAAATGTTGAGAGAAAAgttagaaaaaagaattcaTGATAGTACTTCGACACCAAATGTTTCCAAAATTACTAacgacaataataatattttgtcATTGGAAACTTCcaattctaataataataatgacacTAAAGATACACGagataaaataacattaatatccgctaataataatggtgataTTCAAAAGGAAAATCAACGGGATAAACAACaggataaaataataataactaataatattaacggTGATATTCAAAAGGAAAATCAACAAGATACAacaaagaaagaataa
- the CTK2 gene encoding Ctk2p (similar to Saccharomyces cerevisiae YJL006C | CTK2 | Carboxy-Terminal domain Kinase), which produces MSIEIESRLILSKPFLSRQEIKEAQAKTISDRRIYNHKRLQCFKILSSMCISLQFPRKTLECAMYHYQRFYLYNVFESEFSTDVAIAAIFLSCKQTETMKKLTDLINVFFKVTKSSSGKPISGNNSSSDASNNMNPLLADDMKKKVAALELKILEASSFDQRLFNVSIGDCIIKFSSKFNYTREEAYLSWIMGYDILKLEILLLAPSHTIALSILKICKMLVDNKNSDGSVKNTTIVEDNLESLHSDITTFKKSCNDILNYYINVYDVCELRFVNPEYKKDDFIAIKDKLKYHIDVPPDIATATQSFHVPLDTASETRYVVQRKRYNNEESKIMKKTKKLE; this is translated from the coding sequence ATGTCTATAGAAATTGAAAGTCGATTAATTTTATCTAAGCCGTTTCTATCACGCcaagaaattaaagaagCACAAGCCAAAACTATAAGCGACAGAAGAATATATAATCATAAAAGGTTacaatgttttaaaatactGAGTAGCATGTGTATCTCACTACAGTTCCCTAGGAAAACATTAGAATGTGCAATGTATCATTATCAAAGATTCTATCTTTATAATGTATTTGAATCTGAATTTTCTACCGATGTGGCTATTGCAGCGATATTTTTAAGTTGCAAGCAAACTGaaacaatgaaaaaattaactgaTTTGatcaatgttttttttaaggtgACAAAGTCCAGCAGTGGCAAGCCTATTAGTggaaataatagtagtagtgaTGCTAGTAACAACATGAATCCTTTGCTGGCTGATGatatgaagaagaaagttGCCGCGCttgaattgaaaattttagaGGCATCTTCATTCGACCaaagattatttaatgTTTCAATAGGCGACTGTATTATTAAGTTTAGTTCCAAGTTTAATTATACCAGAGAAGAAGCATATTTATCGTGGATTATGGGATATGATATCttaaaattagaaataCTTTTACTAGCACCTTCACATACAATTGCTCTaagtattttgaaaatctGTAAAATGCTAGTGGACAACAAGAATAGTGACGGTAGTGTTAAAAATACCACTATAGTGGAGGATAATTTGGAGAGTTTGCATTCTGATAtaacaacttttaaaaaaagttgcaacgatattttaaattattatattaacgTATATGATGTATGTGAATTAAGGTTTGTGAATCcagaatataaaaaagatgattTTATTGCTATAAAGgacaaattaaaatatcacaTCGACGTACCGCCTGATATCGCCACTGCTACACAATCATTCCACGTACCACTTGATACAGCAAGCGAGACTCGGTATGTTGTTCAAAGGAAAAGGTATAACAACGAGGAAAGTaagataatgaaaaaaactaaaaaattgGAGTAG
- the APM2 gene encoding Apm2p (similar to Saccharomyces cerevisiae YHL019C | APM2 | clathrin Adaptor Protein complex Medium chain), translating to MVNLPSDEDDLIDDFKKLYRSSITNNRNSSTLSLLPIIQSEQYKYIHYVHISRSHLIFLAIVVVNNSEKLININSCITYLDLFHNLLCKYFNLKNNIDRDIITDNFNLIYELFDESMDFGIPQLTDYNIIQEYIKVKANLESEETQEQDKSDYEEENENENENEAHTTTSDKHGESEITARKKNHTKKKSHKNMIQNTLHIIKHPSTLISSVDIKDKVMRGFEEDESYMNSFVARTITSSINWRPKGIYYAKNEFFLDVVEKVEYCQDLNTGEIRENFIVGTIFCKSYLSGMPVLTVGLMDNKLMNTTYLLNRFQFHQCVQLDELQDSNTIKFTPPDGEFELANYKLRRRPQLDPPVIQITEYNVVTKPKKWVRVFVKFRTFFKKQTSTSVLRLKIPVKRILKEYEIDLKTAPKFKTDWGTILFNISDDFVLWDVGSIKGSYGDKEYETVCQFKLFDKDEYLKEQELLKNSMDPPPLRTGPKLEKLYENLHREDGSVESLESPTAIVDDNNNNNNNNSSHLISVQFEIPYYTCSGLKIEYLKIQEDSLKYQSFPWIRYKTINDKEYYFQI from the coding sequence ATGGTTAATTTGCCAAGTGACGAGGATGATCTAATAGATGATTTCAAAAAACTTTACAGGTCATCCATCACTAACAATAGAAATTCATCGACATTATCACTATTACCGATTATACAATCAGAGcaatataaatacataCATTATGTTCATATAAGTAGATCccatctaatttttttagccattgttgttgttaataacagtgaaaaattaattaatatcaatagCTGCATTACATATTTAGATCTATTCCATAACTTATTGTGCAAATActttaatttgaaaaataacattgatAGAGATATTATTACAGACAATTTTAACCTGATATATGAATTATTTGACGAAAGTATGGATTTTGGTATTCCACAATTGACTGACTATAACATAATCCaagaatatattaaagTTAAAGCCAATTTAGAAAGCGAAGAAACACAAGAACAGGATAAGAGTGACTacgaagaagaaaatgaaaatgaaaatgaaaatgaagcaCATACCACCACTTCTGATAAACATGGAGAATCAGAGATAACGGCcaggaaaaaaaaccacactaaaaaaaaaagtcataAAAACATGATACAAAACACTTTGCATATAATTAAACATCCTAGTACATTGATCTCCTCGGTTGATATCAAGGATAAGGTTATGCGAGGCTTCGAGGAAGATGAAAGCTATATGAACAGTTTTGTAGCCAGAACCATTACCTCGAGCATCAATTGGAGACCAAAGGGGATATACTATGCTAAAAATGAGTTTTTCTTAGATGTGGTGGAGAAAGTAGAATATTGCCAGGATCTGAACACTGGTGAGATTAgagaaaattttattgtaGGAACAATTTTCTGTAAGAGTTACTTGAGTGGGATGCCAGTGTTAACTGTGGGACTTATGGATAATAAATTGATGAACACaacttatttattaaacagATTTCAATTCCACCAATGTGTTCAATTGGATGAACTGCAAGACTCAAACACAATAAAATTTACACCTCCAGACGGAGAATTTGAACTGGCTAATTATAAATTGAGGAGAAGACCGCAATTGGATCCTCCAGTCATACAGATAACAGAGTATAATGTAGTTACTAAACCTAAAAAATGGGTCAGAGTATTTGTTAAATTTCGaacttttttcaaaaaacaaacttcTACATCGGTATTAAGATTGAAAATCCCTGTTAAGagaattttaaaagaatatgAAATTGATTTGAAAACTGCTCCGAAATTTAAAACCGACTGGGGTActatattatttaacatAAGCGATGATTTTGTGTTATGGGATGTTGGCTCGATAAAGGGCAGTTATGGCGACAAAGAATATGAAACTGTTTGtcaatttaaattatttgacAAGGATGAATACTTGAAAGAACaagaattattgaaaaattccATGGACCCACCCCCGCTAAGAACTGGGCCTAAATTAGAGAAACTATATGAAAACTTGCATAGAGAGGATGGTAGCGTAGAATCCCTCGAAAGTCCTACTGCCATTGTTgacgataataataataataataataataattcttcaCATTTAATTAGTGTACAATTTGAGATTCCCTATTACACCTGTAGCGGGTTAAAGattgaatatttaaaaattcaggAGGATTCTTTGAAATACCAGTCATTTCCATGGATAAGATATAAAACAATCAATGACaaagaatattattttcaaatataa
- the MCO14 gene encoding 4a-hydroxytetrahydrobiopterin dehydratase (similar to Saccharomyces cerevisiae YHL018W | putative 4a-hydroxytetrahydrobiopterin dehydratase) codes for MYNKLSKIAPIAISHQELLKQLALTLPDWQLSSTGKSIIKNYTLPNYENTWAFLQQVAMRSHLWGHHPSITTVYNKVKIELTTHDVNGVSDIDIKLGTKIDKYASYFINQK; via the coding sequence ATGTACAATAAATTATCCAAAATAGCACCAATAGCAATTAGCCATCAAGAGTTACTAAAACAATTAGCATTAACACTACCAGACTGGCAACTATCATCTACTGGAAAGTCcataataaagaattacACTCTACCAAATTATGAAAATACATGGGCATTTTTACAACAAGTTGCCATGAGATCGCATTTATGGGGCCATCATCCAAGTATAACGACTGtttataataaagttaaaatagaattaaCCACTCATGATGTAAACGGAGTAAGCgatattgatattaaattGGGCACtaaaatagataaatatGCATCTTACTTTATTAAtcaaaagtaa
- the NFU1 gene encoding Nfu1p (similar to Saccharomyces cerevisiae YKL040C | NFU1 | NifU-like protein), with protein MFKLLKLNPTIVKNAGTNLSITKTIPSPLLNKSIRFIHIKTLSTPNENAIKFISTDGELFLDKRGAPSLEIKNTDQELLKHSPLARKIIALCPGVESVMIGDDFVTVNKDELLHWNQITPEVIDILTQHLAKGEESVTDKFHTVKSSGESGYEITFPKFELNEEEQEISDMIDELIQTRIRPAIQDDGGDILYRGFDPKTGTVYLKLQGACKSCSSSEDTLKGGIESMLKHYIEEVENVVQVLDPEEEIALKEFEKLEAKLEKEKQQPK; from the coding sequence ATGTTCAAGTTATTAAAGCTAAATCCTActattgttaaaaatgcCGGCACAAATTTGTCCattacaaaaacaataccatctccattattaaataaaagtatcAGGTTCATTCATATCAAAACACTTTCTACTCCCAACGAGAATGCAATCAAGTTTATTTCTACAGATGGTGAACTATTTTTGGATAAAAGGGGTGCACCAAGTttggaaattaaaaacacaGATCAGGAATTGTTAAAGCACTCTCCATTGgcaagaaaaattattgccTTGTGTCCTGGTGTTGAATCTGTAATGATCGGTGATGACTTTGTTACTGTTAATAAAGATGAACTGCTACATTGGAACCAGATTACACCAGAAGTTATAGACATTTTAACTCAACATTTAGCTAAAGGAGAAGAAAGTGTGACTGATAAGTTCCATACCGTCAAGAGTTCTGGGGAAAGTGGCTATGAGATAACATTTCCTAAATTTGAATTAAATGAGGAAGAGCAAGAAATTAGTGATATGATTGATGAATTAATTCAAACAAGAATTAGACCAGCTATCCAAGATGATGGAGGCGATATTTTATACAGAGGCTTTGACCCCAAAACTGGAACTGTCTATTTGAAACTTCAAGGTGCTTGCAAGAGTTGTTCTAGCAGTGAAGATACTTTGAAAGGTGGAATTGAGTCTATGTTAAAACATTACATCGAAGAGGTAGAAAATGTTGTGCAAGTTCTAGATCCAGAGGAGGAGATTGCTCTAAaggaatttgaaaaattggaaGCCAAActggaaaaggaaaagcaACAACCCAAATGA